gctatattcgataagccagtcaagcatcggcacttaaaggctttatatgtaaaaggttttgttgatgggaagccgataagCAAAATGTTGGTAGATGGAGGTGCttttgttaatcttatgccttatactactttttgcaagcttggcaagggactaggagatttgattgagaccgacatgatgcttaaggattttaggggtaatgcatccaagaccagggggcaataaacatcgaattgacaatcggaagtaagactttgctcaccacatttttcatcattgatggaaaaggttcatacagtttactccttggtcatgattggattaaTGCAAATTGTTgtataccatcgactatgcatcaatgcttgatttagtggcatggagatgatgttgagctggttcatgctgatgattctgtgagtatagcaacagtTGATCCAATGTATTAggaactagaagacttcgagtgtttttctagcaaactatgggaaggagacttcattaaaatcaatgatgaaagacaatagctgatccaagcaatcagctctgagagtttgttttaatgtataatccaatagatggtacagatggtaaactagggcatggcttcacgtcggccgatgaattagaggagatagatattggtcctagagataggcctaggctgacgtatgtgagtgctaagttggatcctgagtataagcaagagttgatagatttattaaaggaatttaaagattgttttgcttgggaatattatgagatgcctggtctagattgatcaattgttgaacatcagttgccaatcaaacctggatatcggccgtttaaacaagctccgaggagatttaacccaaatgttcttgatgatatcaaaaaggagactgaaagactactagaagcaaaatttatccgaccatgccaatatgtagagtggatatcaaGTGTTGTtcttgtgtataagaaaaatggaaagtatctaaagaaatattatcctagcatttggattaatacttgattgccgatttgttcagtcatcgactctaatagccggtaccagaagggtatcgcctctagttcaaaaatagacCTAAAGGGGTAAAAGctgatatgatatgtatcacctatagagcaaaaacaaacacaaaGACAATCATGAGTTATACAAAGACATTGCAGAAAGTACACTGAGACATGATCAGAGAAAAATAGAGATTTTATTCATTGATTAAtttgccctaagtacaaactagtcaaagacattgtttatcacatcctgagcagatgtaatgtccacgatggcctctacTGCATCAACGAAGTCCTCGATTACCTCCTCGTGCTCCTCGGGGCCGTCGCCCATCGGGAAACCGGTGtccatggtatggagctcatACCCGGTTTGGACCTACGCCATGGCTAGCCCCACTGATGCACCACGACGGAcgccatgaagggcgatctcctagacATGGGCTAGGACATCATGGAGGTAGGCATTGATGAGGGGGCCTTGGGCATTGACGGCCGTCGTAGCCACGTTCGCCGCCAGTTAGGGGTCTCCAACAACACCGTTAGGGCTGGCGAtcatagaaacaaataagggtATTTTTGGAGTCCGTCTTACTCTCAATCTTGGTGTTGGACTTGGTCAACCATGCCCGAGCAGCGCTGCCCTCTTCCTCGGTGGCATGTAGGGTGGCTTGAGAGGCCCCAAGGCAGATCTCAAGCTGACTGTTTTCCCGAGTTGCCTCGGAATAactgtgctaggctaccctccaCTCCTGGAGGAAACACCGGGCGTCATTGCCGTTGTAGGAGTTAGAGGAGTTCGACGATGAATTTGGTGCGGAGGTGGCATCAGATGCAGCATTGGAGGGCACGCTGGCCCTGAGAGGAAGTGGACGAAGGCTATCATTCAAGaggaacctataaacaagttagaaaagttcattgccatgagcagaagatatcgatctcacctcatatgGTGGAGGTGCTGGCTCATTGGCAAGTTTGACTCTAGAACCTCCACCACCATGCGCTTGCCCCAGTTGTCCTCGCTAGCCATAGGGTTTGGTTAGATCTACTAAGAGGAGGAAGAAAACTACTACAGGGTTTGTGAAGGCGGAGAAGCACAAAGAACAGAGGCAGTTGTaagtatagatgtgttcgaggccggagCCCTCGACTAGTATTTATAGCTACAAAGATGGGATGGTAGATATCTCAAGACGTGCAAAGAGTAtatgcaattaatagaaggtgaagcgccacctcactaatgtTGAAGAGAATGCGGTGTTGACAACTGAGGACAaaagattgaggagttttcttaatgaaggccatgtttttagacttaattgggGTAAGGTCAAaggtctagaattggctattttcaaatcggctctttagccgagacaAGAAATACAATAGATCAATAGAAAATATGGTTGTCATTGGTTCCACACAAAATATATGTTGGTATGtagattacaagtttagaacatcctggattgctttcaatacttttagccggatagcatcgacttctatgatttgttgcttgtcttctttggctgatccaAGAATATTCTCAAGACTGTTGTAGATGgccttgccttctttgaccttggttaGCATCTCTTGTTTCTTTTGTTTGATAGCATTGGGAATTTGAACCAGGTTGGACTCATGGcaatcaatggcagccttcacacTTTCTAATTCTTTCTCAAGTTCAGCATGCCTAGCTCTCAGCTGATTCAACTCTGTTTCAATTCTAGAAGAAGAATTCTTCATATTGTCAATCAtttgtgctaattctttggcttctTGTTTATTGGAATACTTCTTGGCCATCAAAGTTTCATGGTTAGACAGATTcctttgagcctttttcaccttcagggcttgatcttcaatgatggataaaggtgacaaAACTTTGATGAGATCTGAGGATAAattatccttaatggctaagaagactctttgtattgaatctgcatcttggaccaaatagGCTATATCCTTCTCAAGCATTAGCAATATGCCCCTTAGCCgatttttggtctcttctgataaaTCTTTTTTAGAAGAGATGGCTaatgagctgatttcatcttcatctatatactcttcaagattgaaagaataGTTCAGGACTGGTGAGTTAAGTACCTACAGGTGGGAAAGAAAGGTTTTGTTAAGAAATAACAAGTTGTTTAAAAATGAGAAGAATGAGGACATATAGTACCTTTTCTGGGGTAGTTTCTATCTGAGGAGAAGGAACAGCTGATGATGCACTaatggtatctggttgaatcggttCTAAACATTCGACATTGGTATCTACAAACATCAAGGAAGATTTTTCAGTTCATGCTTGTTGTAGAAGGATAAAATAGACAtatgactttcttaccatcaattgtttGCTGGACTAGAGGTTTGACAGTCTGGGTGTCAACATGAGCAGAATCACTTTCAATGGGTAAACTATCAAACTTCTGCTCTTGCATGAATATTTCCTCAAGGAGTGTCTGGCATGGTAAATGGTCAGAGAAGGGTGGAAATTGAAtgaaaaatcaagaattttgaggagataccttggcaacatcaAGAAGTAAAGTGGGAGGATTCTCATCTTTTGCCATCCCAGTAGCATCAGTTGTTTTAGCTgaaattggctccttttgaggatcgatCGATGAAGGATTGGTTGGTGCTGATTTAAACATCCAAGACAATAGTTCAGCACCCAGAATAGgttgggatgcaatggttgataacttCGAGGAAAGAATTAGAATTAgaaattgaatatcattttgggaagatgatgaattattttacctgagcagttgatggtctcgttctgcGAAGCCTTTTCCCAGTaatggttttctaggttgtcccttgggctaccttatgttttgaagattgatataTTATAGTTGTAGAGGCAGCTTgagttttcattagcttcttcagtgTAGGTATAGTTGACCCCAGTCTTGAGATTGGACATGGCGGATAATACTCTATGGCATGCCCTTTTCTGTCAGCAATTGGGGGATTGAATTCAGCATCCTACAAGGTAGTCCCGTTAGATAAGTTGACAGAGGGACTTTAGTAGATGATATGGAAGAAAAGGAGTTAACTGGTTACCGCACTATCGGAAGCAAAATCTTCATCTAGAGCTATACAGTTAGGATAAACTGGCCTGCAGAAGAGGTGGGagtgccactcttgtcaccaggAATCATATAAATGAAAACTAAAGGAGGCTTTGGTCCATTCATGCAGATAGAGAGAAGGAAGATTTGATCCTAACTggaaaactctagaagcttccattgcCTCACTAGTGCCTTCTCTCGGTTTCAGTATATCTTTGAAAAATAGCCGAGgggcagttgaccaagaccaaactgacaagctacaaaagaagggttgtaaaattcataggttggaaggttacCTGGAAGAAAGGAACCTATAGACACTTTGTCACGGCCATGACAAAATTTGGCTGGACGAACgcaaggtttgatgaaggaattgaagattgtagCTATCGTTTCAtctgagcagcctgattcaaatcaaaatttgaatgggaagaccaactcattgttcttatcctcatcatagggtaacCAAATTAGAATATCTatatcaaaccctctataaaacttcttgaagagatggccaacatcgataGCAATTGTTATGACCGATGCAGCTTTACCATAGTTCATGCACtcacgggttcttccttcttcgcctctgtattcctcatcaaagttggaagagggaaagctcaaattctagagatttggcttcacaatcttatgcatatacaaatttaaccacatttgtattaaccaccaagggccgctgatggtgtgcactgcttcattGTTCAGCAGCTGAGCGGGCACctgatgcatcaaatggtaagTTGATCccaacagatactttccaagaggaatctcaatgtctactgctagatgctctaccatgagtttatgattgtaagtcggaccacaagatgacccacagaagatgaatctttctaaccacatgttcagaaaagccACATGTTCTCTTTTGCTAACAGTCGATTCATTCCCGATGTGGTTCTAGATGTAGCTTgtccatcctgtgcagtctgatattttggccagTTTCCTTGACCCAGCACCTAAGAAttcatatggctgcattggtCCTATTATTCCAAGgccagtcaacatataaacatcggccaaggtaatagtcattgggccatgaccaaagacGAAAGCATTCAAGGTGTTGGACAAAAAGTAAGAGGCAgcaattaggagtgaatcatttctctccattctAGATAGTGAAAGGGTTAGGCATTGGCTTAAATTGTAAACTTTCCAGTCTCCGTCCTTTTTGTCTGACGCTCTACGAAActagtctctccatcccttaggcattttgggccaattcctaaagggatttttggtgttccaagaagatagatctaccaaggactgcctaaaaggaatttgattggtttcttggttgataaaatccaaaggattAGCATCTCACATGGGTCCAAGGTAATAAGCATTTGGAACAATAGATGAAGGGATTAGAATTTCATTTTCCATCCCTTGGAAGCCAGATGAGATAAACTTAAGGAGGAGAAAAAATACAGAGCAGTGGCTGATAGTTGAAGGGCAGAAATTTGGAGACGTACCTCAGGGATCTAGTCACTAGTCACCATTTTAGTTGGAATAGATCTGAATCCAAACAAGATTGCAAAGGAATGACTTAACAAACAGCTCGAGCAGAGGAAAAACTGCTAGGGTTGGAGCTCTAGTGGTGGtggctttggttgttgaggctcgctcgaagaaggggaaagcaaatgggCCGAGTGAGTAAaaaatgatactgttggggtattatataaaattcagACAGAGAATATCAAGAGTCACGTGTATATTTCAGAATAAACAGTTGCGACATGGTGAATaggtaaatagaaattttagaataaaatcattttatcccaaaattggggggcatgtgtttacaccaaaatttgggaagaagaacgtgggaactcaaaacttccaagattgtgtcattaaggaatcgattgcataaggatcgatatcagctgattcagatgcagtaCTGGGAttggctctcttcggatgacatgagcagataacgtcaatgagctatggttggcgttaGGAAAAAATATGTCAGACCCtacaaaaaggaaagattagggtccaagttatcttaagttaggaattgtaacaccccaaaatttgccacttttgaaaatagagttaaaatgatttatttgtgaattattgtgcacatgaaaacataggaaaataaaatttttcattaatttaaaatttatcataaggtagaaacgtgtttgttgcattcatgtcggtcgcacctcgtatttctatgtgcaaaatgtgtgttttttatatgtttaggagacgaatatctatctctaggaattttccagcttctttctggaatttaattcctacctccttcaccttaatctttatgttccaagttcccaacaatatttttatgagcttcAAATACttttttgggttcatcatgttctagattatctctgagaattttccccaaattttcagaggtctcagagtatttttcatggcttaaatattaattttggacttttctagaattattttgtccataaaattaattaattccgaaaataaaaaATCTCTCATTttcccaatgctcaaagcccatgtgcaataatcctaataaatcctaaaggcccatgcatttatttactaatggactttaatgattatttaggcccattagtaaatgtggagggggtaagatcaattagtaccatatcgctagttgacgtggatgtggggagtttttctccctatatatatctaccaacctcttgggcaaagcacaccaaaactaccgtatgaggagcccctagtttgggaaatccctcgtgtagtaaatcagatttttctcatccttctctcgccgtcgccgtcgccgttgccattgccgtcttgctcctcctacgccgtcgaggtacccctaggtaagaccgccatccaaaatgttttcctagacttcgtcttcttcttttaaaagcgtattttagtCAGTTCACTTCAAaagtacgttttcagctatttacagaattgccactaattttgttttagccataacttctccgttttaactccgatttgacccgtacaaattgtgttaggttcgtaatttcataatctacatgttcatactactgttaagtaggttttcaacttctaaaattcaaggttagatttaatctattattttaataaaggaaatcttgtttatttcatatcttttgcgttttagatccgttttgacccattcaagttgcgttagattcatatcaaaaagatctacacattagtaacagtggttaccatattactatttctgaaatttcatgtttaaatcatatcttgattaataattatgcaactggattttataaatagaatatgatttgtttcactttagttttacaaatcaaatctaaatttgacttaaattataatatcTATACAATATCATATATacgtttttatataattaaaacacatgaagctaatagttttatgagtagatctttcagtaggtgtatcttttcaaccgtagctccgattagcgtgcttctcgcgtctttgtgttcgtagcgagacatagatttgttttacaaacttttcatcttgattttatgtttggtgtattgttctgatttagatctattttttgcatcatgtatgattgtatagatgcttgtgtggtgctttatgattacgtccagtcggtgaggtatacgtggtgatcaagaagaagaagaacattgaagattaaagcttaccgaaggatcggtgttttaaggcaagtatagcatgtgatcttccttgttgtcctatacacctttaatcatttaattcatactgcatgtgtctaccttgactgccactaaggatttcctagtactttgtaccttgtaccttgtaccttgatacctttggggtattgtattgggtagtatgatgctagtgctcaattaaagaccatgatcttgtaacttgactaatggtatatgcaataaacactaaaagatgctttttagcaacatggaacaagggggctagagcaatgggctgttttatggtgctctagattcctctccctaaggacttatctgtaagtgatcatccgggacttacagtacagctatgagggctacatggctctggctttagctcagtataaggaccttttctagcttgttagaggttacctttatggtgcaagaggggtgtgttttgggttggatatagtgcggcctctatccatcagtgtataggctacgcgtcattgtgcctatcggaaggggagccctacattcgtaggccacagaaacctagcagccctaacttgttagacaaacctttgaaaggcttcatagtgaaccctgccgacattccttggtagtgggtcaagaggttggccgccttgggcgaaagggtaaatcacgactcacagtgaaagtgtacaacctctgcagagtgtaaaactggtatatcagccgtgctcaccgtcatgagcggccttggaacccttacggaatagatgatggacactaatgattactgtttatgctattcattattcatgtttacctgatcatgtgtttatgggcttgtgataaacttgttgccacccaattgctaaaagatgactcattaaaagctaatcgcagttaaaccagtgtcagccctttgagcctcatgaaccccatattatatttgttgagtacgacatgtacttacgcttgctttattttacatatatttggaaaaatcctggatgggtaccagattgctagagtttggaggaattaggcttgtgatcaaccagtcagttgtccctatggaactaGAGTCTTCGCTTGAGGATTGGAGTTGtttttccactgtctatactctgaggttatattctttatactaatatgttatgtatttaagtattgtctattgatattacccttatttgtagctatatgtgagatttgacttcctgggctcacatatggtgtgtatctggttttgttcttaaaaccgggtgctataaagtggtatcagagcaatgctgactgtaggacgtaagcctagtagaaactggtcgttccaaggtttagaagttgctacaaaaatccttgatctatgaaccttgatattttcttctctactatatctctaccattgctattcatctctaccttggtgcttactTTAAAGTCCTTATTCTCATCTTCACCCCttaatttgatatgcttttagaactatttcTCATCACCTTCTTACATAATCTAAAgaagagtcttaggattgttatccctagtataatgaggacgatagtatcgcaagttgagtcaatgattgagtgtgcacctttattgcttgttgaattgtcattatgcttatgattgttttgtatctttgtaatgattgcaatgatcttgttgggtgttcccacaattttatttagtttataggcctaaggtataaggattagtgaaataaacagttgggttatggtattcttctgtttcctctatcctatctttttggagcagtctgcactcttcggcttatatctctattcttaGACAACCAAAAAAACATGAGAAAACtctagacaatagtagacttcaatatctttctctaagCGCAAGAATcatcctgatagctattttggttatggagatatgaAAACCACAAGGCGATgtgtctgtgctgtttggaacctggaacagtttctgttgtgcactgtttttgaccaagttaaatgcagaatttggaaaagtgttttataagaaagttgtggataattttatAAACTTtctaacggtataagctacaatttCATCGGATTAAAAtaatgagagttacagccattttaCGACGCTGTTGTTTTTCTactcgcgaggaatttcagatttcttgttcttgctcattcATGAGAGTACCATTGGGATGTCAGGATATCCTTATGCTAGTTAATCCATCTAGAAGAAGGTTCAAGCTACCCTGtcgatcttttcttaaggggggtagccaagttgaagaatttacaaGATGAAGTATCCTACGTTTTTTATTGtgtagcggaagcgtggtggtacccaaagatgtgaaagaattttagagtctcaatgaggtttgattaaaggttcaagggaagtttattcaagatcatcaagattttggtggagctactggagaagttttcaaaagacctcagctaagtgtttgagAGAGTCCAAGAAAAGGTTGACCTCAAACCTATCTATTAGCTTTACCAGATCCGGACgagagctttatatccactaggatgcaccttgtcaaggtgtgggatatGTCCTTATACGAGAAGCAAAGTAGTGGCTAGTTCATTAAGTCGACTAaagaagcgtgagttgaactacctaacatgcatctggagttatccattgtggagcatggaagtactgtctttttagaagtaaaagtgatatctaggaggaacacaagaatctacaggacatcttcactaagttggtcttgagcttgtgttacCCTCATTGGAATgatattgattatgacttggaaaagtgctatcacctggAGAAGAAGTCGTAGCCGATGCCCTTAGTAACGGagagttgtgctaagaaggttcgggtgacaccaaggattaagagttgtgttcccagtttgagcaacttgaccagaatcattaatgttttgaagatcgGTGGTAGAATTTTCCTCTGACCAAGAGGTTCGTTAGGCTTcgttggaaggtggatattttaagaaaaagaattgatattatggactaaaaagaaaggtggcctagtgattgaagttacctgagtattgtttgTAGTATCTATAAAAGCTTGGAATCAGTTTggtaagttacttggagtaagattaaTAGGTATGTAGAGTAAAGTGCaatccttatcaagacgatggaactgcacgaggaaataaagaagaattcaaagatagagtattcctatctcctagtcgacgtcgtccaaatctcgaggacgagattcatcttatggggggtagaattgtaacaccccaaaatttgccacttttgaaaatagagttaaaatgatttatttgtgaattattgtgcacatgaaaacataggaaaataaaaattttcattaatttaaaatttatcataaggtagaaacatgtttgttgcattcatgtcggtcgcacctcatatttctatgtgcaaaatgtgtgttttttatatgtttaggagacgaatatctatctctaggaattttccagcttctttctagaatttaattcctacctccttcaccttaatctttatgttctgagttcccaacaatatttttatgagctccaaatactttttttgggttcatcatgttccaaattgtctctgagaattttccccaaattttcggaggtctcagagtatttttcgtggcttaaatattaattctagacttttctagaattattttatccataaaattaattaattccaaaaataataaatctctcatttttcccaatgctcaaagcccatgtgcaataatcctaataaatcataaaggcccatgcatttatttactaatgggctttaatgattatttaggcccattagtaaatgtgcagggggtaacatcaattagtaccatatcgctagttgacgtggatgtggagagtttttctccctatatatatctaccaaccccctaggcaaagcacaccaaaactaccgtatggggagcccctaatttgggaaatccctcgtgtagtaaatcatatttttctcatccttctctctccgtcgccgtcgccatcgccgtcgccgtcttgctcctcctacgccgccgaggtacccctaggtaagactgccatccaaaatgttttcccagacttcgtcttcttcttttaaaagcgtattttagtCGGTTCACTTCAAaagtacgttttcagctatttacataattgccactgattttgttttagccataacttctccgttttaactccgatttgacccgttcaaattgtgttaggttcgtaatttcataatctacatgttcatactactgttaagtaggttttcaacttctaaaattcgaggttagatttaatctattattttaataaaggaaatcttgtttatttcatatcttttgcgttttagatccgttttgacccattcaagttgcgttagattcatatcgacgagatctacgcgttagtaacagtggttaccatattactatttctgaaatttcatgtttaaatcatatcttgattaataattatgcaactagattttataaatagaatatgatttgtttcactttagttttacaaatcaaatctaaatttgacttaaattataatctctatacaatatcatatatatgtttttatataattaaaacacatgaagctaatagttttatgagtagatctttcggtagttgtatcttttcaactgtagctccgattagcgtgcttctcacgtctttgtgttcgtagcgagacgtagattcattttacaaacttttcatcttgattttatgtttggtgtattgttctgatttagatctattgtttgcatcatgtatgattgtatagatgcttgtgtggtgctttatgattacatccagtcggtgaggtatacgtggtgatcaagaagaagaagaagaacattgaagattaaagcttaccaaaggatcggtgttttaaggcaagtatagcatgggatcttccttgttgtcctatacacctttaatcatttaattcatactacatgtgtctaccttgactgccactaaggatttcctagtactttgtaccttataccttgataccttttggtattgcattgggtagtatgatgctagtgctcaattaaagaccatgatcttgtaacttgactaatggtatatgcaataaacactaaaagatgctttttagcaacatggaacaagggggctagagcaatgggctgttttatggtgctctagattcctctccctaaggacttatctgtaagtgatcatccgggactcacagtacaactgtgagggctacatggctctggctttagctcagtatgaggaccttttctagcttgttagaggttacctttatagtgcaagaggggtgtgttctgggttggatatagtgcggcctctgtccgttagtgtataggctgcgcgtcattgtgcctatcggaaggggagccctacattcgtaggccacagaaacctagcggccttaacttgttagacgaacctttgaaaggcttcatagtgaaccctgccgaccttccttggtagtgggtcaagtggTTGGccgccttgggcgaaagggtaaatcacgactcatagtgaaagtgtacaacctctgcatagtgtaaaactggtatatcagccgtgctcatggtcacgagcggccttggaacccttacagaatagatgatggacactaatgattactgtttatgctattcattattcatgtttacctgatcatgtgtttatgggcttgtgataaacttgttgccacccaattgctaaaagatgactcattaaaagctaatcgcagttaaacc
Above is a genomic segment from Miscanthus floridulus cultivar M001 chromosome 3, ASM1932011v1, whole genome shotgun sequence containing:
- the LOC136543524 gene encoding uncharacterized protein — translated: MAKDENPPTLLLDVAKTLLEEIFMQEQKFDSLPIESDSAHVDTQTVKPLVQQTIDDTNVECLEPIQPDTISASSAVPSPQIETTPEKVLNSPVLNYSFNLEEYIDEDEISSLAISSKKDLSEETKNRLRGILLMLEKDIAYLVQDADSIQRVFLAIKDNLSSDLIKVLSPLSIIEDQALKVKKAQRNLSNHETLMAKKYSNKQEAKELAQMIDNMKNSSSRIETELNQLRARHAELEKELESVKAAIDCHESNLVQIPNAIKQKKQEMLTKVKEGKAIYNSLENILGSAKEDKQQIIEVDAIRLKVLKAIQDVLNL